One Triticum dicoccoides isolate Atlit2015 ecotype Zavitan chromosome 4B, WEW_v2.0, whole genome shotgun sequence genomic window carries:
- the LOC119295777 gene encoding uncharacterized protein LOC119295777 → MGDHVVVNVDGFANTKDDGVAEKPSEAVSVAVVDMAEDGGEDEPLIQAAECRICQEEDSIKNLEKPCTCNGSLKYAHRACVQRWCNEKGDITCEICHEQYKPGYTAPPRVQPDETSIDISGDWTITGAPLDMRDPRILAVAAAQRRLLEAEYDEYGGTDANGAAFCRSAALILMALLLLRHALSISDNEGDDDSSTMFSLFLLRAAGFLLPCYIMAWIFSILHRRRQREEAASIATAEVAFILQSAQGRALQFTIAPDSPTTPQHEPQQQQQ, encoded by the exons ATGGGGGACCATGTGGTGGTGAATGTGGACGGTTTTGCGAACACCAAGGATGATGGCGTTGCTGAGAAGCCATCTGAGGCTGTGTCGGTGGCTGTTGTTGATATGGCGGAGGATGGTGGCGAGGATGAGCCACTCATCCAGGCTGCAGAGTGCCGCATATGCCAGGAAGAGGACAGTATCAAGAATCTCGAGAAGCCGTGTACGTGCAACGGCAGTCTGAAG TATGCTCATAGAGCGTGTGTGCAACGCTGGTGCAATGAGAAAGGAGACATTACATGTGAAATTTGCCATGAG CAATATAAGCCTGGGTACACAGCACCACCACGTGTTCAACCAGATGAGACCAGCATAGATATAAG TGGGGATTGGACCATTACAGGAGCTCCTCTGGATATGCGCGACCCAAGAATTCTTGCTGTAGCAGCTGCACAGCGTCGTCTTCTTGAAGCAGAGTACGACGAATATGGTGGTACTGATGCTAATGGTGCTGCATTCTGTCGTTCTGCTGCACTCATT CTAATGGCCCTGTTGCTTCTAAGGCATGCATTGTCGATCTCGGACAATGAAGGAGATGATGACTCTTCTACCATGTTCTCT CTTTTTCTTCTCCGAGCTGCTGGATTTCTGCTGCCATGCTATATAATGGCATGGATCTTCAGCATTTTGCATCGCCGGCGACAAAGGGAG GAAGCGGCCTCAATTGCCACGGCAGAGGTAGCATTCATCCTGCAATCAGCCCAGGGCCGTGCCCTTCAGTTTACCATCGCTCCAGACTCCCCAACCACCCCACAGCATGagccacagcagcagcagcaatag